The following nucleotide sequence is from Coffea eugenioides isolate CCC68of chromosome 3, Ceug_1.0, whole genome shotgun sequence.
GTCCTAATTTAAAGTCTAgggtttcccctttttgcactttctccaAATTCTTCCGAATTATAGGGTCCGTTTTCTGGGCCTCCTTAATACGCTCTAGTAACGGTGACTTCAATGATAAGTTCCCAAATAAAACCTTCAATttctccaagcgagggttccaaccACTTATTTCTTCTAACATATCCCACTCTTTtaccattaaccctgctacttgggcCTTCCTACTTAGAGCGTCAGCCACCACATTGGCTTTTCCTGGATGGTAATTAATCGagcagtcgtaatcttccagaaattctacccatcgcctttgtctcaaattcagctccttttgggagaacaagtacttgaggctcttatgatccgtaaaaacctcaaaagtcacgccgtacaagtagtgtctccatttcttcaaggcAAAAATTACCGCGGCTAGCTCTAGgtcatgagttgggtagttttgttcgtggggtttcaatcTCCTAGAAGCATAGGCAACTACCTTACCcatttgcattaaaacacatcccagACCTTCTCTGGAAGCATCAGAATATACAGCATAACCTTCACCTCCATCAGGTAAAACCAAAACGGGAGCGGATGTTAACCGCTTCTTTAGttcctgaaaacttgactcGCACTTCGGAGTCCAGACAAACTTAGCCCCTTTCTTGGTTAGCTCAGTCATAGGTCCTGCAATTTTTGAGAAATCCTGAATAAATCGCCTATAATAACCTGCTAagcccaagaaacttctaacttcAGTTGGAGTTTCTGGTTGTTTCCAATTCATAacggcctcaacttttgccggatccacggCAATTCCATCTTCAGAAACTCTGtgccctagaaaagatatttcagtcaaccaaaactcacacttactgaATTTGGCATACAGCTTATGTTCTCTTAGTATCTGCAAAACCACCTCTAAATGCTTAGCATGCTCCTCTCGAGTCTTAGAGTAAATCAGGATATCATCTATGAAAACCACTACAAACTGGTCCAgatatttcttaaaaattctctgcattagatccatgaaagcagctggtgcgttggttaatccaaaaggcatgactgcaaactcaaaatgtccgtatcttgtactaaaagcagtcttaggtatatctTCCTTCTTGATCTTcaactgatagtacccttgCCTTAAATCCAGCTTTGAGAAGTGGAcccttgcagttggtcgaaCAAACTATCAATCAacggtagagggtatttattcttaattgtagcctcatttaaccctcggtaatcgatacacaacctcaagcttccatcttttttcttcacgAATAGGACGGGTACTCCCTATGGGGAATCACTCTCCTTCACAAAACCCTTCTCCAACAGGTCctgtaattgaattttcaattcttttagctcggcaggagccattcgataTGGGGTCTTAGAAATTGGAGCCGTTCCAGGCATCAAGTCAATCTTAAATTCCACTTCTCTTTCCGGCGGTAGAGTCCTTAGCTCTTCGGGAAaaacatccggaaattcccgtACTACTGGTACATCCTCCAACTTCAATTGATCACTGGGAGCGTTTATCAAAAAGGCTAGAaaaccttgcgctcctttagACAACATTTTCCTTGCTCGAATTCCTGAGATCATAGCAGATGATGCTAACCTACCCTTGACATCTAACCTCAGGGTTGCTTCACCAGGTATACAAAATTCCACCACTTTCGCTCGGCAGTCAAGTTTAGCATGATGATGGCctagaaaatccattcctattaTAACATCGTAACCTTTTATTTCCAGACTGATCAAATCCACTAGCATTTTAcgctctccaatccagaattcACAATTCTTATAAGCCAGACTAGTGATTACATTCTTATTACCCATGGGTGTTCTAACTTCAAGATCGAAGGGTAATCTAACAGGTTGCACATCTATTCCAGACATAAAGGATGGATTAACGAATGAATGGGTTGCACCAGGGTCAATTAACACTTTAGCTAATCGGTGAAAAATCGGGAGTGTACCTTCCACCACTTCCGAGGCATCGGGTACAGGTTGGTCACCTATAGCATACACTCTGGCAGGAACTGTCGGCCGGCTCCCTCCAGAAGTGTTTGGTCTAGCATTTGGGGTAGTCCCACCTTGCATTGATGGACATCCGGAAATCTGGTGCTCGCTACTTCCGCATTTCAAGCACTTTCCTTGCCTCTTCCAGCAGCTATCCATAGTATGACCAGGTTTCTTACAGTATACACAAGTCATTTGGGGAATTATGGCTCGGCCTCCTTGCGAGGTATTCCTAGGTTGTCCTCTTCCAATCGGTCCCCCTCTAATTCCATTGTTTCTTCCCCCTGCATTCCTTGCCCCGGTTCCCCTTGCTAGTGCACCTCGCAGTACTCCGGGACTAGTCACTCTGCCAGTTCCTCGGCCCACTTTAGCCGGTGGAGTATTTCCATATGTCGGCTCTCGACTACTGCTGGGGTAAAATCTTTTCTTAGCCTGAAAAGATTTCACTTGAGCTCTAGCTACTTCAACTCTCTGAGCTCTTTCGACAGCATCTGCGAAAGTATCTATCCTCACGGCGGCTAAACTTTCCTGTAGTTCCACATTCAAaccctgcacaaacctccgaACACGCCTTTGCTCGGTGGCTATCAACTCAGGTGCAAAGCGAGATAGCTTTGTGAACTGGatttcatattcggcgacactcatcgCCCCTTGCTTGCATCTAATgaaatcatcctctctcttctcctgaatgagaggtggaaggaatttggcattgaactcccttgtgaagttcacccaagttcgTGGTGTATGATTAGTCTCCCAATGAACCCTCATTAGGTTCCACCAGGAGCGAGCggctccctcaaactggaaggTGGCAAAAGTCACCTTTCGCTCCTCCGTATAGTTTAAGGCGGCGAAGATCTCAGTGATCCTCTCCCACCAGCCTTCGGCCACTTCCGGCTCGGGTCCCCCGTAGAATTTGGGAGGTCCAAACTTCAGGAACCTTTCCAATGCCCGATCATCGGAATCTACTGGGCCTCCCTGATGGCGCCCTGGTCCAGCAGCTTGGTGTTCAGTCAAGCGCTCTAGGACGTCAGTGATACGGTTAATAGCGGTGGCTACTCCGTCTCCGGCCCCTCCCTCTTGCCCTTGGTCCGGATTGACCTCGGGCTCTCTATCTCTACCCGCTTCCGGGTGTTGTCTAGTGGGTCTCCCGTGGCCCCTTCCTATCACTTGGCGATCCATAGTCTAAATTATGCCTATTATGGGAGGATAAGACGATTAGGCGAagtattatttatttatgtttatTAACATTTCCTTAGTAAATAGAATCAATATGGAAATGGAAGAAAAGTAAGTAAAACACTTAACATATATTTCCAAGTGAAAGTCATACAAATAATAGGTTGGGACATTCCCAAAGGTAAGGCACATAACTAGCAAAAATACATACAGATAATCCCTTAAACAAAAATTAAGGATATGGTGCCTCAGAAATAAGTCATCCACCTAGACAAAACTTGATGACCTAGCTAATGTCCCCCTAATCTAACCCTACATATCCAATATGGTCGAATCAATCCAAGcctaaccctcagcagggctaTCGTGAGCTATgtcctcctctggatcctcctccggatcctcctccgggtcctcctgcTCTACACTCTGAAGGATACTCGTGGCCTCATCTATCATCATTGCGGCATCAGCCCTGATGCCGGCACTCCTATCACGCATCCTCTCGGCTAGTCGAGTCACCCTAGACTTCTGTCGTTCTATCTCCAAACGAGCAGCCTCCAGCAAATGATGCTTAGCAGTTAGCCTAATCTCCAAATCGGCTATGCGGTCGAACTGGGTATCCACCATGATACTCAGCTCCTCTACATCCTGGGTCATGGTGAAGTTAGCGTCCTTCAGCTGGCGACGCTCATCATCTAGAGATAGTACTAGCTCATTGGGGTAGGCATAAGTGGCCCTGCACTGACACCGAGGATGCCTATCAGTTGGGGTGTAACGTATATGAGCTCCTCCACCTCGTGGCCTATAGGAGATGGACCTAAGAGGCTCTATATGTCCATTCGACGCCCCATTACCATTAACGTGTCCATTACCATTCTCCATACCtgcaaaagaattaaaacttAGAGGTTAGAGCTCAAATAACTAATCGAATCGGTATTACTTAAGATGTATCTAATGGTCTCAATTCTTACTTCTAAAAAGATCGGGGTTTCTAACTCGTATCGTATATCTCtcaaataacttttctaacctagggctctgataccacctgtggcgaccccacttccccctaaggcgaaccaaagggttggcgggccgtctgcccacctctcgccaggactcacgcaagcagtCTAAACCAAATTCCTCCGACGGttaacctaagctattacaaaAAGGATTCTTCCGAAACAAAACAATTTCTaccaccacattaacttcagagataacagtatataacttagccaatcgacggTTCTTAAACACTTCCAGCGACGCTCGCAATAGATAAGGATATACTATACTAATACAAATGTACAAATTGAGTATTAGAATTAGAGATTACACtattccagcttcaagtggcaatccaaaatgaaaagtacaaTGCTTAGCTTAGAATTCATTACAGACCGAAAATTACATTCAAATAGTTCAAGTACAACCATAGGAAAT
It contains:
- the LOC113766434 gene encoding uncharacterized protein LOC113766434, with product MDRQVIGRGHGRPTRQHPEAGRDREPEVNPDQGQEGGAGDGVATAINRITDVLERLTEHQAAGPGRHQGGPVDSDDRALERFLKFGPPKFYGGPEPEVAEGWWERITEIFAALNYTEERKEKREDDFIRCKQGAMSVAEYEIQFTKLSRFAPELIATEQRRVRRFVQGLNVELQESLAAVRIDTFADAVERAQRVEVARAQVKSFQAKKRFYPSSSREPTYGNTPPAKVGRGTGRVTSPGVLRGALARGTGARNAGGRNNGIRGGPIGRGQPRNTSQGGRAIIPQMTCVYCKKPGHTMDSCWKRQGKCLKCGSSEHQISGCPSMQGGTTPNARPNTSGGSRPTVPARVYAIGDQPVPDASEVVEGTLPIFHRLAKVLIDPGATHSFVNPSFMSGIDVQPVRLPFDLEVRTPMGNKNVITSLAYKNCEFWIGERKMLVDLISLEIKGYDVIIGMDFLGHHHAKLDCRAKVVEFCIPGEATLRLDVKGRLASSAMISGIRARKMLSKGAQGFLAFLINAPSDQLKLEDVPVVREFPDVFPEELRTLPPEREVEFKIDLMPGTAPISKTPYRMAPAELKELKIQLQDLLEKGFVKESDSP